The nucleotide sequence GGTCGCAGCAGTATCTGCCCACATCAGGGGGATACACTAGGGGTCGTCGCAGCAGTATCTGCCCACATCAGGGGGATACACTAGGGGTCGCAGCAGTATCTGCCCACATCAGGGGGATACACTAAGGGTCGCAGCAGTATCTGCCCACATCAGGGGGATACACTAGGGGTCGTCGCAGCAGTATCTGCCCACATCAGGGGGATACACTAGGGGTCGCAGCAGTATCTGCCCACATCAGGGGGATACACTAAGGGTCGCAGCAGTATCTGCCCACATCAGGGGGATACACTAGGGGTCGCAGCAGTATCTGCCCACATCAGGGGGATACACTAGGGGTCGCAGCAGTATCTGCCCACATCAGGTGGATACACTAGGGGTCGCAGCAGTATCTGCCCACATCAGGGGGATACACTAGGGGTCGCAGCAGTATCTGCCCACATCAGGGGGATACACTAGGGGGTCGCAGCAGTATCTGCCCACATCAGGGGGATACACTAGGGGTCGCAGCAGTATCTGCCCACATCAGGGGGATACACTAGGGGTCGCAGCAGCATCTGCCCACATCAGGGGGATACACTAGGGGTCGCAGCAGTATCTGCCCACATCAGGGGGATACACTAGGGGTCGCAGCAGTATCTGCCCACATCAGGGGGATACACTAGGGGTCGCAGCAGTATCTGCCCAcatcagggggatacactggggGTCGCAGCAGTATCTGCCCACATCAGGGGGATACACTAGGGGTCGCAGCAGTATTTGCCCACATCAGGGGGATACACTAGGGGTCGCAGCAGTATCTGCCCACATCAGGGGGATACACTAGGGGTCGCAGCAGTATCTGCCCACATCAGGGGGATACACTAGGGGTCGCAGCAGTATCTGCCCACATCAGGGGGATACACTAGGGGTCGCAGCAGTATCTGCCCACATCAGGGGCATACACTAGGGGTCGCAGCAGTGTCTGCCCACATCAGGGGGATACACTAGGGGTCGCAGCAGTATCTGCCCACATCAGGGGGATACACTAGGGGTCGCAGCAGTATCTGCCCACATCAGGGGGATACACTAGGGGTCGTCGCAGCAGTATCTGCCCACATCAGGGGGATACACTAGGGGTCGTCGCAGCAGTATCTGCCCACATCAGGGGGATACACTAGGGGTCGCAGCAGTATCTGCCCACATCAGGGGGATACACTAGGGGTCGCAGCAGTATCTGCCCACATCAGGGGGATACACTAGGGGTCGCAGCAGTATCTGCCCACATCAGGGGGATACACTAGGGGTCGCAGCAGTATCTGCCCACATCAGGGGGATACACTAGGGGTCGTCGCAGCAGTATCTGCCCACATCAGGGGGATACACTAGGGGTCGCAGCAGTATCTGCCCACATCAGGGGGATACACTAGGGGTCGCAGCAGTATCTGCCCACATCAGGGGGATACACTAGGGGTCGCAGCAGTATCTGCCCACATCAGGGGGATACACTAGGGGTCGCAGCAGTATCTGCCCACATCAGGGGGATACACTAGGGGTCGCAGCAGTATCTGCCCACATCAGGGGGATACACTAGGGGTCGCAGCAGTATCTGCCCACATCAGGGGGATACACTAGGGGTCGCAGCAGTATCTGCCCACATCAGGGGGATACACTAGGGGTCGCAGCAGTATCTGCCCACATCAGGGGGATACACTAGGGGTCGCAGCAGTATCTGCCCACATCAGGGGGATACACTAGGGGTCGCAGCAGTATCTGCCCACATCAGGGGGATACACTAGGGGGTCGCAGCAGTATCTGCCCACATCAGGGGGATACACGAGGGGTCGCAGCAGTATCTGCCCACATCAGGGGGATACACGAGGGGTCGTAGCAGTATCTGCCCACATCAGGGGGATACACGAGGGGTCGCAGCAGTATCTGTCCACATCAGGGGGATACACTAGGGGTCGCAGCAGTATCTGCCCACATCAGGGGCAACACCCGGGTGATGGGGCATCACCAGGGGCCGCCCGAACACCCTGGTATTAGCGGCTGTTATCATAACTCATCAATGTTATCAACTCACACTCTGAAGCTCCCAGCTAATTCTTGGTCTTGGCTTGATCCTCCAGCTGCTCTGTAGAGCCTCGGCTCTATTTCTGGTCTATAGAGTCCAGACCTTATGCTTTCTTAATGCTTTAAAAGAGTCCAGAGTTTGGACTCTTTAATACTGATTTGTCAATGCTTCAGTTGTGATTCTTTGACTGGTTTATAGATCAAAGAGCTGTAGCTCTATTTCTGCTTCATAGAGTCCAGACATTTTGATATAATTTGTTCTATATAGAGACTAGGGCTTCGGCTCTATTACAACGCTCTAAGTCCAGATCTTCGGCGGCATAATAACACCagccaaccacagggggggggggggcctgacggctgagtggacagcactcgggattcgtaatcctgaggtttcgggttcgatccccggtggaggcggaaacatatgagtttctttcaccctattgctGCTCTATTGTTACTACCGTTTAGAGTCCATAACTTCTGCTCTATTACTGCTGatgtgtttaacacatctctcaccctgtccatggaggacagaagaaaatgtaaatatgttggttagcattgtaaatgtccggccacctctgtggtagaaaataatcatATATAAAACACAACTGCTTTATAGaatgtggggggagaggggggggggcttaatTACTGTTTTATAGAGTCCCGAACTTCGACTCTGTTACTTCTTTATAGAGTCCAGAAGTGCAGTTCTATTACTGCTTCAAGTAGCCCAAACGTGCGACTCTAATCCTGCTCATAGAGTCAACATCTGTGACTCTAATACGGCTTTATAGAGTCCAGAGTTTCGGCTCTATTACTCTATATAAAAAGTCAAGATCCGGCAAGGAACTATAAATAGAGGCTGACGCAGCTGGCTTGGTGTCCACAGCTGGTCACCTTCGCTCGTCCATCTGTATGTCATGTTCTCAAGGAATGTCGGCCTTGCGAGGCGTTGACCCTCTGGCCGTCACTGTGCAAGCTTCTCAGACACTTCGCTACGAAGGTGTTACTTGAGCACGATTAATTGTGCTCAACTAGAATCGGTGTTAATCCTGTTATCATCGGTAAATTTAATACTGATTTTAGTGGCTATCGTGGAATGTGAGAATTGGTTCATATAGCGATGATTTTCGTTATTAATGGGGGATGAAGTGGGGGTAATTAGAAGATAGGAGCCAATCAGAGGCACTCCTGGTTCAGCCTTGACGGCTTGCCCGGGTCTTGACACCTGTTCTGCCTGCAGGCAGACTGCTGGACGGACAATTTGAGAAGTATTTTGACCAGCTGGACTCCACACCGCCGCCAGCTGTCCATCTCCAACCAGCTggactctacaccgccgccagaTGTCCATCTCCAACCAGCTGGACTCCACACCGCCGCCAGCTGCCCATCTCCAACCAGCTGGACTCCACACCGCCGCCAGGTGTCCATCTCCAACCAGCTGGACTCCACACCGCCGCCAGCTGTCCATCTCCAACCAGCTGGACTCCACACCGCCGCCAGGTGTCCATCTCCAACCAGCTGGCCTCCACACCGCCGCCAGCTGTCCATCTCCAACCAGCTGGCCTCCACACCGCCGCCAGCTGTCCATCTCCAACCAGCTGGACTCCACACCGCCGCCAGCTGTCCATCTCCAACCAGCTggactctacaccgccgccagcTGTCCATCTCCAACCAGCTGGACTCCACACCGCCGCCAGCTGTCCATCTCCAACCAGCTGGACTCCACACCGCCGCCAGCTGTCCATCTCCAACCAGCTGGACTCCACACCGCCGCCAGCTGTCCATCTCCAACCAGCTGGACTCCACACCGCCGCCAGCTGTCCATCTCCAACCAGCTGGACTCCACACCGCCGCCAGCTGTCCATCTCCAACCAGCTggactctacaccgccgccagcTGTCCATCTCCAACGAACCAGATTGATTAGACGTCTTGACGCACTTACCGCCCGGGATCACAGGGCTCGGAGAGAGATTTTCATTTTTCCAGTTGGATCTTCGGGCGCCAGTGTGATTGATGGATAGTTGGCGGGTCTTGGTGTGGATATGTGGTGGGCATCATGCCCATGCCCAACTGGCCGCGGGTTTCAGAGGGGCTGTTACGAGCTCGTAATTAGGTTACGATCTTGCTGCTTGATTCGGCGTTAGGTCGACGCCGGACGCCTCTATAGTGTGGCGTCGACTGGCGTCTTCCAGTGTGATAAGAGAACTCAGTAAGATATAAAGTTAATATATTTCGATATAAAGCTTTCCGTAaagaatattaaatatatataaaggatTCGATCAGGTCTAAACGATCAGGTCTAAACGATCAGGTCTAAACGATCAGGTCTAAACGATCAGGTCTAAACGATCAGGTCTGGGCCTTTGTGACAACTTCTGCCACTGTCGTGATGTTAAATTGTTTTTCTAAGATTAGAAAATCAACTTTTAGAACCGTGTTCTGTACAGTAGAGACGGGATTGATTCTCACCTGTCTACACCTGTCATTGTCGAGGCATTGCTGGTGGACGGGTCATGGACGGTAATAATGATGTCATTATAGAGACCAAGACACATGTTACTCAACTAATGATACATTATAGACCAACTTACACGTGTCCTCAATTAAGCAAATGACACATATACAGCACACATAAAGTCTAAATTTAACATAATACCAAATTACTAACAACAAAAACACTTTTAagaatatattttattttcaagACTATCAACATTCCTGGAGCCTTTGATTACCCAGAGAATAACGTTGCTTAGACGGCTGTTTTAACCTTTATACAACCTTCATACTACCTTCATACAACCACTGTACAACGTTTGAACAACCTTTACACAACCTTTGTGCAACTTTCATACAACCTTCATACAACCATTGTACAACTTTTGAACAACCTTTACACAACCTTTATACAACCATTGTACAACTTTTGAATAACCTTTATACAACCTTCATACAACCATTGTACAACTTTTGAACAACCTTTACACAACCTTTATACAACCATTGTACAACTTTTGAATAACCTTTGCACAACCTTCATACAACCATTGTACAACCTTTACACAACCTTTATACAACCTTTGTGCAACCTTTATACAACCTTTGTGCAACCTTCATACAACCATTGTACAACTTTTGAACAACCTTTCCACAACCTTTGTACAACTTTTGTGCAACTATTATACAACCATTATACAACCATTACACAACCATTGGGCAATTTAATGGCGGACCATTGGGCCTGCAAATTGGGCAATAACATAAACGTTAGGGCTTCTGGAGAACCGGTTTCCTTCGACATGGTTGGGAAGCCATCAACCggagatctatcttgaggttatcttgagatgatttcggggctttagtgtccccgcggcccggtcctcgaccaggccttcacccccaggaagcagcccgtgacagctgactaacacccaggtacatatttactgctaggtaacaggggcattcagggtgaaagaaactttgcccatctgtttctgcctcgtgcgggaatcgaacccgcgccacagaattacgagtcctgcgcgctatccaccaggctacgagacccccagATGAACAGATGAACAACAATGTTCCTCCAAGGATCACTATAATGTCTTAATGACCTCCCAGGAGTGGAGGAGCCAATATAACTGTGGATAATTAGTGACTAATGACCCGGACGTAACAGCTGCCGGTTAAACCAAGTGGTTAGACCATGTTTACACTCAGGAGTTGTCAAGAACATCTTTGTTACCTAAAAGTTAAGTCAGGGGCCTCGTTAGCATGACTGCTAACGAGAGGTAGTGACATACTCAAGGCCTCGTTAGCATGACTGTTAACGAGAAGTAGTAACATGCTCAAGGCCTCGTTAGCATGATTGCTAACGAGAAGTAGTAACATGCTCAAGGCCTCGTTAGCATGACTGTTAACGAGAAGTAGTAACATGCTCAAGGCCTCGTTAGCATGACTACAGCAGGTCATCACAGGTGATGACCTCATCAAGGTGAGGTCACCTTGAGGTCATCACAGGTGATGACCTCATTAAGGTGAGGTCACCTTGAGGCCATCTCAGGTGATGATCTCATCAAGGTGAGGTCACCTTGAGGCCATCTCAGGTGATGACCTCATCAAGGTGAGGTCACCTTGAGGCCATCTCAGGTGATGACCTCATCAAGGTGAGGTCACATTGAGGTCATCACAGGTGATGACCTCATCAAGGTGAGGTCACCTTGAGGCCATCTCAGGTGATGATCTCATCAAGGTGAGGTCACCTTGAGGCCATCTCAGGTGATGACCTCATCAAGGTGAGGTCACCTTGAGGCCATCTCAGGTGATGATCTCATCAAGGTGAGGTCACCTAGAGGTCATCACAGGTGACTGAACAGTAGACAGAACAGGTGAAACTCCGTCCACAGGACAGGAAACAATTTTCCCCGTCCCTAAAAAGCCCCGTAACAGTACCAATAAAAGTCTcaggagagacagagagcaaAATGTCTGAAGCAAATGAGAAAAAAAAGACCCATTGTCCTATGGAAAAGCCCGAGCTAAATGCAGTTTATTATTTGGATCTTGTTTAAAGTTGCTGAAACCTTTTTTGTTGACAATAAAGTGATTTGCATAAGAACTGAGGCAGTCTTTGTgctttgcttgtcttccatggacCCGGGACCATGGTATagtggtccagcagctgtgagaggcagggggGGCACCCAGGACCATGGTATagtggtccagcagctgtgagaggcaggagtggtCACCCATGGCCATATTATagtggtccagcagctgtgagaggcacaggGGTCACCCTGGACCATATTATagtggtccagcagc is from Procambarus clarkii isolate CNS0578487 chromosome 54, FALCON_Pclarkii_2.0, whole genome shotgun sequence and encodes:
- the LOC123771334 gene encoding uncharacterized protein; its protein translation is MSISNQLDSTPPPAAHLQPAGLHTAARCPSPTSWTPHRRQLSISNQLDSTPPPGVHLQPAGLHTAASCPSPTSWPPHRRQLSISNQLDSTPPPAVHLQPAGLYTAASCPSPTSWTPHRRQLSISNQLDSTPPPAVHLQPAGLHTAASCPSPTSWTPHRRQLSISNQLDSTPPPAVHLQPAGLYTAASCPSPTNQID